The region CCGGAGGTCGTGCCGCGCAGCGACCCGTAATCGAGCGGGTAGGGGGTGTCCGGGAAGCGCGGGTGGGCCGACCCGGCGGGGCGCTCCACAACTACGTCGGCGTCCGCCATGAGGGCGTCGAGGACCGCCCAGAAGTTCGGGTCGGTCACACACCCACCGGGGTGGCCAGGACGTCCTCGGGCAGCGAGACGCGGCCCATGACGGCGGTCGCGGCGGCCACGGCGGGCGACGCGAGGTAGATGCGGGCGTCCTTGTCGCCCATCCGCCCGATGAAGTTGCGGTTGCTGGTGCTGACGCAGACCTCGCCGGGGGCCAGCACACCCTGGTGGCGGCCCATGCACGGCCCGCAGCCGGGGGTGCCCAGCACGGCCCCGGCGCGTTGCAGGGTCAGGAGCGTGCCGTCGGCCATGGCGTCCTCCATGACCTGACTGCTCGCCGGGATGACCAGCAGGCGCGTGCCGGGCGCGACGCGCCGTCCGCGCAACACGTCGGCGGCGGCGTGCAGGTCCTCGATGCGGCCGTTGGTGCAGGTGCCGATGAACACCTGATCCACGGGCACGTCGCGGAGGTCCTCGCGCAGCTGGGCGACGTCGAACACGTTGTCCACCTCGCTGGGGGCGCTCATGCGGGGGTTCAGGGCGCCCAGGTCGATCTCGATGCTCTGCACGTACGTGGCGCCCCCGTCCGGGTAGACCCAGTCGGGGATGTCGTAGCCGTACGCGGTGAGGATCTCGCCGCCGGGGACGACCAGTCCGGCCTTCGCACCCGCCTCGACGCAGAGGTTGGCGAGGGTCATGCGTTCGCCGCGCGTGAAGCGGTCCCCGGCATGCATCTCGATGCTCTGGTACGTGGCGCCGTCCGCGCCGAGGCGGCGGATCATCTCCAGCGCGACGTCCTTGGCGGTCACGCCGGGCCGCAGGTCGCCCGTGAAGGTGACTTTCACGCTGTCGGGGACTTTCAGCCAGGTCTTGCCGCTGGCGGCGGCCAGGGCGATGTCGGTGGCGCCCATGCCGCTGCCGAACGCGGCGACCGCGCCGTACGTGGTGGAATGGCTGTCGCTGCCCAGCACGATCCAGCCGGGGCGGGCCAGGCCTTCCTCCATCAGGACCTGGTGGCAGATGCCGCGGCCCACGTCGAACAGGCGGACGCCGGTCTGCGCGGCGTACTCGCGCGCTTCCTTCTGCGCCTGGGCGACGCTGACGGTGCTGGCGGGAGCGACGTGGTCGATCACGATGCTGACCCGTTCGGGGTATTTAGGCGTGGCGCCGAGGTCCTGCTGCATGCGCTGGATGAAGCTCTGGGCGATGGAGTCCACGACCATGACCTGATCGACCTCGACGACCGCGAGGTCACCGGCGTACACCGTCTGCGTGCCGCGCCGGGAGAGGATCTTTTCCGCCATGGTCTGCGGGCGGGGGGTGGGGTTCGTCATGCGCCCCATGATGCCGCATTCCGCAGCGGACGGCGTGAGATTGACTGGATTTTCCAGATAAAACTTTTCAATCGCCAATCCCCCTGGGAGCTGGATTCGGGGACCGTATGGAGCGGAACGCCACGCCGCGCGTCCCACACTGCCCGAATCCGTTCTTCTGAACCCGGGTCAAGACAGCGGGTCAGCCGGGTGTCACCATGCTCGCGTACCCACAATTCACCCGGCGACCGGCCCCCACACGCCGCCCCCGACCCGGGCGGAACGTGGCCGCCTGGGTCGCCACCCAGGAGACCGTATGACCGCACCCCGCCTTCCCCTCACGCTGCTCCTTGCCGTCACCAGCCTCCTGTCCGCGTGCCGCAGCGACCCCGCCGCGCCCACCCCGGCCAGGGCGGACACCCGCCTGAGCGTCGCCGCGACCCCCACCCCGACCGAGGCGACCGCCACGCCGAAACTCACCGACCTGACCGCCACGTACCCCGGCGGCACGCAACCGCGCACGCTGGCCCTGGACAAGAGCGTCCCGCTGATCCTCGTGCACGGGCTGGGCGGCTGGGGCCGCGACGAGGGGCTGGGCCTGCGCTACTGGGGCGGACTGCTGGACGTGCAGGCCGACCTCCGCGCCCAGGGGTACACCGTGTACACCGCCAGCCTGGGGCCGGTCAGCAGCAACTGGGACCGCGCCGCGGAACTGTACGCGCAGATCAGGGGCGGCTGCGTGGACTACGGCGCGGCGCACGCCCAGACGCACGGACACGCGCAGAAGGACACGAAGAAATGCTACGCGGGGTTCTACCCCGGCTGGGACGCCACGCGCCCCGTGAACCTGCTGGGGCACTCCATGGGCGGGCAGACCGCGCGGCTGCTCGTGAAACTGCTGGACGACGGGGACGCCGCGAACCGCGCCAGTGGCGGCCTGTTCACCGGGGGCCGCGCCGGGTGGGTGCGCAATGTCATGACGGTCAGCTCCCCGAACAGCGGCTCCCCGGCCGCCGACACGTTGCAGGACTCGATTCCCATGTTCAAGAACCTGATCCTGGCCTTCGCGTCCAGCGTGGGTGGCCTGGATCCCGAAAATTTCGTGTACGACTTCGACCTGGGCCACTGGGGCCTGAGCCGCGCGGCCGGTGAGACCTTCACCTCGTACAACACGCGCGTGTTCAACTCCGGCATCTGGACGTCCCGCGATCAGGCCGCGTACGACCTGAGCGTGGACGGCTCGGCGGCGCTGA is a window of Deinococcus grandis DNA encoding:
- a CDS encoding 3-isopropylmalate dehydratase large subunit codes for the protein MTNPTPRPQTMAEKILSRRGTQTVYAGDLAVVEVDQVMVVDSIAQSFIQRMQQDLGATPKYPERVSIVIDHVAPASTVSVAQAQKEAREYAAQTGVRLFDVGRGICHQVLMEEGLARPGWIVLGSDSHSTTYGAVAAFGSGMGATDIALAAASGKTWLKVPDSVKVTFTGDLRPGVTAKDVALEMIRRLGADGATYQSIEMHAGDRFTRGERMTLANLCVEAGAKAGLVVPGGEILTAYGYDIPDWVYPDGGATYVQSIEIDLGALNPRMSAPSEVDNVFDVAQLREDLRDVPVDQVFIGTCTNGRIEDLHAAADVLRGRRVAPGTRLLVIPASSQVMEDAMADGTLLTLQRAGAVLGTPGCGPCMGRHQGVLAPGEVCVSTSNRNFIGRMGDKDARIYLASPAVAAATAVMGRVSLPEDVLATPVGV
- a CDS encoding esterase/lipase family protein, translated to MTAPRLPLTLLLAVTSLLSACRSDPAAPTPARADTRLSVAATPTPTEATATPKLTDLTATYPGGTQPRTLALDKSVPLILVHGLGGWGRDEGLGLRYWGGLLDVQADLRAQGYTVYTASLGPVSSNWDRAAELYAQIRGGCVDYGAAHAQTHGHAQKDTKKCYAGFYPGWDATRPVNLLGHSMGGQTARLLVKLLDDGDAANRASGGLFTGGRAGWVRNVMTVSSPNSGSPAADTLQDSIPMFKNLILAFASSVGGLDPENFVYDFDLGHWGLSRAAGETFTSYNTRVFNSGIWTSRDQAAYDLSVDGSAALNTYVGRSRTTKYFSWETNATSRGLVSGWHYPNLTMNAVLSPIAYPYAWPLKPGLGNISGRSPGGIGYDSSWWANDGIVPNRSMNAPLGQSSAAYTGQITAPGSWYRLGRVDGYDHIDITGNLSFRDVKAFYRNQAAFLAGQ